In the Kitasatospora terrestris genome, one interval contains:
- a CDS encoding sensor histidine kinase — MTIPAGLRRTVLRTQRDTGFLAAGVLPHLALVPVWAWAAATTARTGNWLLTVSVSAALVLLGAPVLTAVQRVRYRVLIGVDVPRPAPAAPERRTWASTVRWLAATRPWRRIGYHLLLGPLLALLELSVLAVAAAGSAGVIAYAWSWALPTGIRQGWFGCLTQLPAYTAVGLLLLCALPWAARAVARAEARLASGLLGPSRAQRLQERVDQLAVSRTDLIEAVDAERRRIERDLHDGTQQRLVSLAVNLGLAMATRPDLPSDAREVIARAHLEAKEAIAELNDLVRGLHPAVLEDRGLDAALSGLAARTPLPVRLRVDLEERVAPGVESVAYFVISEALTNATKHADAMRAEVTVHQVGEVLRVRVTDDGLGGADAAGTGLTGLAKRVGSLDGVFHVSSPVGGPTTITAELPCAR, encoded by the coding sequence ATGACGATTCCAGCTGGACTGCGACGCACGGTCCTCCGGACGCAGCGGGACACCGGCTTCCTTGCCGCCGGTGTGCTTCCGCACCTGGCGCTGGTGCCCGTGTGGGCCTGGGCGGCGGCGACCACCGCCAGGACGGGGAACTGGCTCTTGACGGTTTCCGTGTCGGCCGCCCTGGTCCTGCTCGGCGCCCCGGTGCTGACGGCCGTTCAGCGGGTCCGCTACCGGGTGCTCATCGGTGTGGACGTCCCCCGGCCCGCCCCCGCCGCGCCGGAACGACGGACGTGGGCCTCGACCGTCCGGTGGCTCGCGGCGACGCGGCCTTGGCGCAGGATCGGCTACCACCTCCTGCTGGGCCCGCTGCTCGCGCTGCTGGAGCTGTCGGTACTCGCGGTGGCGGCGGCGGGTTCGGCGGGCGTCATCGCCTACGCCTGGTCGTGGGCGCTGCCGACCGGGATCCGCCAGGGCTGGTTCGGCTGCCTGACCCAGCTGCCGGCGTACACAGCGGTCGGGCTCCTCCTCCTGTGCGCCCTGCCCTGGGCCGCGCGGGCAGTGGCCCGGGCCGAGGCGCGGCTGGCGTCGGGCCTGCTCGGGCCCAGCCGGGCGCAGCGGCTCCAGGAGCGGGTCGATCAGCTGGCCGTGAGCCGGACCGACTTGATCGAGGCCGTCGACGCGGAGCGCCGCCGGATCGAGCGCGACCTGCACGACGGCACCCAGCAGCGGTTGGTGTCCCTCGCGGTCAACCTGGGTCTGGCCATGGCCACCCGCCCGGACCTGCCGAGTGATGCCCGCGAGGTGATCGCGAGAGCGCACCTGGAGGCGAAGGAGGCGATCGCCGAACTCAACGACCTGGTGCGGGGGCTGCACCCGGCGGTGCTCGAGGACCGAGGTCTGGACGCGGCGTTGTCCGGGCTGGCTGCCCGCACGCCCCTGCCGGTGCGGCTGCGGGTCGATCTGGAGGAGCGGGTGGCACCCGGCGTGGAGTCGGTCGCGTACTTCGTGATCTCGGAGGCGCTGACCAACGCGACGAAGCACGCCGACGCGATGCGTGCGGAGGTCACTGTCCATCAGGTCGGCGAGGTGCTGCGGGTGCGCGTCACCGACGACGGGCTGGGCGGTGCCGACGCCGCCGGCACGGGCCTGACCGGGCTGGCCAAGCGGGTCGGCTCCCTCGACGGGGTCTTCCACGTCAGCAGCCCCGTTGGGGGTCCCACCACCATCACCGCGGAGCTGCCGTGCGCGCGGTGA
- a CDS encoding response regulator transcription factor: protein MRAVIAEDSVLLRVGLIKVLEMGGFQVVAEAGDAEGLLAAVAEHRPELALIDVRMPPGFTDEGVRAAMEIRRRRPGTAVVLLSQYVEERYAADLLSANTSGVGYLLKQRVADVADFVAAVRRVADGGTALDPQVVAQLLLRRDSDPLARLTPREREVLGLMAEGRSNAGIAQALVVSESAVAKHINNIFPKLDLPVVDVDHRRVLAVLRFLGASRA, encoded by the coding sequence GTGCGCGCGGTGATCGCCGAGGACTCGGTGCTGTTGCGGGTCGGCCTGATCAAGGTCCTGGAGATGGGCGGGTTCCAGGTCGTCGCCGAAGCCGGCGATGCGGAGGGGCTGTTGGCGGCGGTGGCGGAGCACCGGCCCGAACTCGCCCTGATCGACGTCCGGATGCCGCCCGGCTTCACCGACGAGGGGGTGCGAGCGGCGATGGAGATCCGCCGGCGCCGGCCGGGGACGGCGGTGGTGCTGCTGTCGCAGTACGTGGAGGAGCGGTACGCGGCTGACCTGCTCTCGGCGAACACCAGTGGTGTGGGCTACCTGCTCAAGCAGCGGGTAGCCGATGTCGCCGACTTCGTGGCGGCGGTCCGGCGGGTGGCGGACGGGGGCACGGCCCTGGACCCGCAGGTCGTCGCCCAGTTGCTGTTGCGGCGCGACAGCGACCCGCTCGCCCGGCTGACCCCCCGCGAACGGGAGGTGCTCGGCCTGATGGCCGAGGGGCGCTCCAATGCCGGCATCGCGCAGGCACTGGTGGTCAGTGAGAGCGCCGTGGCGAAGCACATCAACAACATCTTTCCCAAGCTCGACCTGCCCGTGGTCGACGTGGACCACCGCCGCGTCCTGGCCGTGCTGCGGTTCCTCGGCGCGTCCCGGGCCTGA
- the ligA gene encoding NAD-dependent DNA ligase LigA codes for MVTMKDIAAELSPADYAGAVATAVQAAAAYYTDGSTPLGDDEYDALVRAIATYEEANPDQVLPDSPTGKVAGGAVGGDVPHSVPMLSLDNVFSAEELTEWAAGLERRIGRPVDGWCVEPKLDGLAVAARYSGGRLRQILTRGDGLAGEDISHSADAVLGLPATLTEPLDVELRGEVLLTTEQFDRANEVRTEHGHTPFAHPRSGAAGTLRAKDRAYRVELTFFAYDAIGLGDDLAHSALLERLGALGANTAATTAAHPLRCGTLEQAQQRIDEIAALRAALPFGIDGVVVKADSATDQHDAGSGSRAPRWAVARKLAAEHKVTRLLDVEWNVGRTGIIAPRAVLEPVVIDGVTVTYATLHNPADITRRGLMIGDQVFVYRAGDVIPRVEAPLVDQRTGAETPIAFPEACPRCGDAIDSSEQRWRCVRGRNCQVLAAVVYAAGRDQLDIEGLGGTRAAQLVDAGLVHDIADLFALTREQLLALERMGDTSTDNLLAALETARRQPLNRVFCALGVRGTGRTMSRRIAAHFGSMAAIRAADAETLAQVDGIGTEKARVIAAELAELAPLLDKLAAQDVGTAVTEVASPAADVAEGSDGGAGQPPAGALTGKVVVVTGAMTGPLAALSRNEMNELVERAGGKASSSVSKKTSLLVAGDTTSSKYKKATELDIQILTPDEFADLVAAHLPTA; via the coding sequence ATGGTGACCATGAAGGACATCGCCGCAGAGCTCTCCCCCGCCGATTACGCCGGCGCCGTCGCGACCGCCGTCCAGGCGGCCGCCGCGTACTACACCGACGGCAGCACGCCGCTCGGCGACGACGAGTACGACGCCCTGGTGCGCGCCATCGCGACGTACGAGGAGGCCAACCCCGACCAGGTGCTGCCCGACTCCCCGACGGGGAAGGTCGCCGGTGGCGCGGTCGGCGGCGACGTGCCGCACTCGGTGCCGATGCTCTCGCTGGACAACGTGTTCAGCGCCGAGGAGCTCACCGAGTGGGCGGCCGGCCTGGAGCGCCGGATCGGCCGCCCGGTCGACGGCTGGTGCGTGGAGCCCAAGCTCGACGGCCTCGCGGTCGCCGCCCGCTACAGCGGGGGCCGGCTGCGGCAGATCCTGACCCGCGGCGACGGCCTCGCCGGCGAGGACATCTCGCACTCCGCCGACGCCGTCCTCGGCCTGCCCGCCACCCTCACCGAGCCGCTCGACGTCGAGCTGCGCGGCGAAGTGCTGCTGACCACCGAGCAGTTCGACCGCGCCAACGAGGTCCGCACCGAGCACGGCCACACCCCGTTCGCGCACCCGCGCAGCGGGGCCGCCGGCACCCTGCGCGCCAAGGACCGGGCGTACCGCGTCGAGCTCACCTTCTTCGCGTACGACGCCATCGGCCTCGGCGACGACCTCGCCCACAGCGCCCTGCTGGAGCGGCTCGGCGCGCTCGGCGCCAACACCGCCGCCACCACCGCGGCCCACCCGCTGCGCTGCGGGACGCTGGAGCAGGCGCAGCAGCGCATCGACGAGATCGCCGCCCTGCGCGCCGCCCTCCCCTTCGGCATCGACGGCGTCGTGGTGAAGGCCGACTCCGCCACCGACCAGCACGACGCCGGTTCGGGCTCGCGCGCGCCGCGCTGGGCGGTGGCCCGCAAGCTGGCCGCCGAGCACAAGGTCACCCGCCTGCTCGACGTCGAGTGGAACGTCGGCCGCACCGGCATCATCGCGCCGCGCGCCGTCCTCGAGCCGGTCGTGATCGACGGCGTCACCGTCACCTACGCCACGCTCCACAACCCGGCCGACATCACCCGCCGCGGCCTGATGATCGGCGACCAGGTGTTCGTCTACCGCGCGGGCGACGTCATCCCGCGCGTCGAGGCGCCGCTCGTCGACCAGCGCACCGGCGCCGAGACCCCGATCGCCTTCCCCGAGGCCTGCCCGCGCTGCGGCGACGCGATCGACTCCAGCGAGCAGCGCTGGCGCTGCGTCCGCGGCCGCAACTGCCAGGTGCTGGCGGCCGTGGTGTACGCCGCGGGCCGCGACCAGCTCGACATCGAGGGCCTCGGCGGCACCCGCGCCGCCCAGCTGGTCGACGCGGGCCTGGTCCACGACATCGCCGACCTCTTCGCGCTCACCCGCGAGCAACTGCTCGCCCTGGAACGGATGGGCGACACCAGCACCGACAACCTGCTCGCCGCCCTCGAGACGGCCCGGCGCCAGCCGCTCAACCGGGTGTTCTGCGCCCTGGGCGTGCGCGGCACCGGCCGCACCATGTCCCGCCGGATCGCCGCCCACTTCGGGTCGATGGCCGCCATCCGCGCCGCCGACGCCGAGACCCTGGCGCAGGTCGACGGCATCGGCACCGAGAAGGCCCGCGTCATCGCCGCCGAGCTGGCCGAGCTCGCCCCGCTGCTGGACAAGCTGGCCGCCCAGGACGTCGGCACCGCCGTGACCGAGGTGGCGTCCCCCGCCGCCGACGTGGCCGAGGGTTCCGACGGCGGGGCCGGACAGCCCCCGGCCGGCGCCCTCACGGGCAAGGTCGTCGTCGTCACCGGCGCCATGACCGGCCCGCTCGCCGCGCTCTCCCGCAACGAGATGAACGAGCTCGTCGAGCGCGCCGGTGGCAAGGCCTCCTCGTCCGTCTCCAAGAAGACCAGCCTCCTGGTCGCCGGGGACACCACCAGCAGCAAGTACAAGAAGGCGACCGAGCTCGACATCCAGATCCTCACCCCCGACGAGTTCGCCGACCTCGTCGCCGCCCACCTCCCGACCGCCTGA
- a CDS encoding toxin-antitoxin system HicB family antitoxin: MDLTPYVDNLRRELAVAAEAGGDDARRLAERLTAPLESATRLTMLNVLSAAMAEITRELAPGSVDVRLRGLDPDFVVTLPPAGTGAAEEAAPPVETAKAYADSDEGGTARVNLRLPAQLKARAEEAASREGLSVNAWLVRAVSAAVDGTQPRPAERINTVGQSFTGWVR; the protein is encoded by the coding sequence ATGGACCTCACCCCGTATGTCGACAACCTCCGCCGCGAACTCGCGGTGGCCGCCGAGGCCGGCGGGGACGACGCCCGCCGGCTGGCCGAGCGGCTCACCGCCCCGCTGGAGTCGGCGACCCGGCTGACCATGCTGAACGTGCTCTCGGCCGCGATGGCGGAGATCACCCGCGAGCTGGCACCCGGTTCGGTCGACGTGCGGCTGCGCGGGCTGGACCCGGACTTCGTGGTGACGCTGCCGCCCGCGGGCACCGGCGCCGCCGAGGAGGCCGCCCCGCCCGTGGAGACGGCCAAGGCGTACGCCGACAGCGACGAGGGCGGCACCGCCCGGGTCAACCTGCGGCTGCCCGCCCAGCTGAAGGCGCGCGCCGAGGAGGCCGCGAGTCGCGAGGGCCTGTCGGTCAACGCGTGGCTGGTGCGCGCCGTGTCCGCCGCGGTCGACGGCACGCAGCCGCGGCCGGCGGAGCGGATCAACACCGTCGGCCAGAGCTTCACCGGCTGGGTGCGCTAG
- a CDS encoding DUF4097 family beta strand repeat-containing protein encodes MPSFDTPEPISVTAVVAAGSIRLTAADRFDTVVDVRPRDPKQDRDVRTAEQTEVTFAGGVLTVRTPRQRNLIGRTGTVDVTVELPAASQVEVTGSWTQVIGEGRLGEVRVKTSAGDARLETTGPLHLTASHGSITVDRVEGLAEITTSSGSLRVGAVDGPAVLKNSHGSTSIGAVTGELRVSGANGDITVGRAGASVVATTAHGALRVDEVARGEVQLETSYGSIEVGVRAGTAAWLDVSSGQGQVRNSLTGAGAPEQGEDTVKVRARTRYGNIDVRRARA; translated from the coding sequence ATGCCTTCTTTCGACACTCCCGAGCCGATCTCGGTCACCGCCGTGGTGGCGGCCGGTTCGATCCGCCTCACCGCCGCCGACCGGTTCGACACGGTGGTCGACGTACGGCCGCGCGACCCGAAGCAGGACCGGGACGTACGGACCGCCGAACAGACCGAGGTCACCTTCGCCGGCGGGGTGCTGACGGTGCGCACGCCCCGGCAGCGCAACCTGATCGGCCGCACCGGCACGGTCGACGTGACGGTCGAACTGCCGGCCGCCTCGCAGGTCGAGGTCACCGGCTCCTGGACGCAGGTGATCGGCGAGGGCCGGCTCGGCGAGGTCCGGGTGAAGACCTCGGCAGGCGACGCCCGGCTCGAGACGACCGGGCCGCTGCACCTCACCGCCTCGCACGGCTCGATCACGGTCGACCGGGTCGAGGGCCTGGCGGAGATCACCACCAGCTCCGGCAGCCTGCGGGTCGGCGCCGTCGACGGCCCGGCGGTGCTGAAGAACTCGCACGGCTCCACCTCGATCGGCGCCGTCACCGGCGAGCTGCGGGTGAGCGGCGCGAACGGCGACATCACCGTCGGCCGGGCGGGGGCATCGGTGGTCGCGACGACCGCGCACGGCGCACTGCGGGTCGACGAGGTCGCGCGCGGCGAGGTCCAGCTGGAGACCTCGTACGGCTCGATCGAGGTCGGCGTCCGGGCCGGGACCGCGGCCTGGCTGGACGTCAGCTCCGGGCAGGGGCAGGTCCGCAACTCGCTCACCGGGGCCGGCGCGCCGGAGCAGGGCGAGGACACCGTCAAGGTCCGCGCCCGGACGCGCTACGGCAACATCGACGTCCGCCGCGCCCGCGCCTGA
- a CDS encoding ATP-binding cassette domain-containing protein, giving the protein MPTPRQPHQGPPGTGNPAPAAVTAVGLRKSYGDKVVLDGIDLRIPAGTVFALLGPNGAGKTTTVQILSTLIAADGGQAQIAGHDLATDPDGVRSAIGVTGQFAALDNLLSAEENLLLMADLLRLGKREGRSRTRELLERFEIADVARNRAATFSGGMRRRLDLAMTLVGDPQVIFLDEPTTGLDPRSRRTMWDTVRTLVAGGTTVFLTTQYLEEADQLADRIAVLDGGRIVAEGTAGELKAQIPGSHVRLRFTHSTEYERAAAAFPAATRDEENLALRIPGDGGLDALRTLIDRLDAAGIRAADLSVHTPDLDDVFLALTGHGTTAPQHAAQPTTPQTAPTEEPQR; this is encoded by the coding sequence ATGCCCACGCCACGCCAGCCCCACCAGGGCCCGCCCGGCACCGGCAACCCCGCCCCCGCCGCGGTCACCGCCGTCGGCCTGCGCAAGTCGTACGGGGACAAGGTCGTCCTCGACGGCATCGACCTGCGGATCCCGGCCGGGACCGTGTTCGCCCTGCTCGGCCCGAACGGCGCCGGCAAGACCACCACCGTCCAGATCCTCTCCACCTTGATCGCCGCCGACGGCGGCCAGGCCCAGATCGCCGGCCACGACCTGGCCACCGACCCGGACGGGGTCCGCTCCGCGATCGGCGTCACCGGACAGTTCGCCGCACTCGACAACCTCCTCAGCGCCGAGGAGAACCTGCTCCTGATGGCCGACCTGCTCCGCCTCGGCAAGCGCGAAGGACGGTCCCGCACCAGGGAGTTGCTCGAACGCTTCGAGATCGCCGACGTCGCCAGGAACCGGGCCGCCACCTTCTCCGGCGGCATGCGACGCCGCCTCGACCTCGCCATGACCCTGGTCGGCGACCCCCAGGTGATCTTCCTCGACGAACCGACCACCGGACTCGACCCCCGCAGCCGCCGCACCATGTGGGACACCGTCCGCACCCTGGTCGCCGGCGGCACCACCGTCTTCCTCACCACCCAGTACCTGGAGGAGGCCGACCAGCTCGCCGACCGGATCGCCGTCCTCGACGGCGGCCGGATCGTCGCCGAGGGCACCGCCGGCGAGCTGAAGGCCCAGATCCCCGGCAGCCACGTCCGGCTGCGCTTCACCCACTCCACCGAGTACGAGCGCGCCGCCGCGGCCTTCCCCGCCGCCACCCGCGACGAGGAGAACCTCGCCCTGCGGATCCCCGGCGACGGCGGACTCGACGCGCTGCGCACCCTCATCGACCGCCTCGACGCCGCCGGCATCCGGGCCGCCGACCTCTCCGTGCACACCCCCGACCTCGACGACGTCTTCCTCGCCCTCACCGGCCACGGCACCACCGCCCCGCAGCACGCCGCACAGCCCACCACCCCGCAGACCGCCCCCACCGAGGAGCCCCAGCGATGA
- a CDS encoding ABC transporter permease: MSTLAHAVHDSRTMLRRNIKHAVRYPAVGFGSAMMPILMLLLFAFAFGDAIGAGMGGGRGTYVTYLTPGIVIMGVAAGSMSTSIAVCQDMTEGIINRFRTMNITRSSFMTGHVLGSVIQTMVCMVPVIGVALAVGFRSGATPLEWLAATGLLAAVAFAVTWLSVALGLISKTVESASNKPLLIQFLPFLGSAFVPAASMAPGLRWFAENQPFTPMTETLRGLLSGTPIGNSGWISLAWCAGIALVGYLWSRSLFNSTSRR, from the coding sequence ATGAGCACCCTCGCCCACGCCGTCCACGACTCCCGGACCATGCTGCGGCGCAACATCAAGCACGCCGTCCGCTACCCGGCCGTCGGCTTCGGCAGCGCCATGATGCCGATCCTGATGCTGCTGCTCTTCGCCTTCGCCTTCGGCGACGCGATCGGCGCAGGCATGGGCGGCGGCCGCGGCACCTACGTCACCTACCTCACGCCCGGCATCGTCATCATGGGCGTGGCCGCCGGATCCATGTCCACCTCGATCGCGGTCTGCCAGGACATGACCGAGGGCATCATCAACCGCTTCCGCACCATGAACATCACCCGCTCCTCGTTCATGACCGGCCACGTCCTCGGCAGCGTCATCCAGACCATGGTGTGCATGGTCCCGGTGATCGGCGTCGCCCTCGCGGTCGGCTTCCGCTCCGGCGCCACCCCGCTCGAATGGCTCGCCGCCACCGGCCTGCTCGCGGCCGTCGCCTTCGCGGTCACCTGGCTGTCCGTCGCCCTCGGCCTGATCTCCAAGACCGTCGAGTCCGCGAGCAACAAGCCCCTGCTCATCCAGTTCCTGCCCTTCCTCGGCTCGGCGTTCGTCCCGGCCGCGTCCATGGCCCCCGGCCTGCGCTGGTTCGCCGAGAACCAGCCGTTCACACCGATGACCGAGACCCTGCGCGGCCTCCTCTCCGGCACCCCGATCGGCAACAGCGGCTGGATCTCCCTCGCCTGGTGCGCCGGCATCGCCCTGGTCGGCTACCTCTGGTCCCGCTCGCTCTTCAACAGCACCAGCCGCCGCTGA
- a CDS encoding GNAT family N-acetyltransferase, with the protein MITDPAAPPPVVPAGTMAGGDQPVLPLPGRDLVLRPWAPHDAPALLAAGNDSAIRHWNLFSVPDLADAERRIARMHRRWHEESAALWAIADGHHAIGLIGWTDIDLAAGTAEIVYWALPAARGGGIVTDAVRRATAWALDDLGLHRLRLCHSVANPASCRVATRTGYPLEGTMRSALHHADGWHDQHLHAHLAGDPRP; encoded by the coding sequence ATGATCACCGACCCCGCCGCCCCACCACCCGTCGTCCCCGCCGGCACCATGGCCGGCGGGGACCAGCCCGTCCTCCCCCTGCCCGGCCGCGACCTGGTCCTGCGCCCCTGGGCCCCGCACGACGCCCCGGCCCTGCTCGCCGCCGGGAACGACTCCGCGATCCGCCACTGGAACCTGTTCTCGGTCCCCGACCTCGCCGACGCCGAACGCCGGATCGCCCGGATGCACCGCCGCTGGCACGAGGAGAGCGCCGCCCTGTGGGCGATCGCCGACGGCCACCACGCCATCGGACTGATCGGCTGGACCGACATCGACCTGGCCGCCGGCACCGCCGAGATCGTCTACTGGGCCCTCCCCGCCGCCCGCGGCGGCGGCATCGTCACCGACGCCGTCCGCCGCGCCACCGCCTGGGCCCTCGACGACCTCGGCCTCCACCGCCTCCGGCTCTGCCACTCCGTCGCCAACCCCGCCTCCTGCCGCGTCGCCACCAGGACCGGCTACCCCCTGGAGGGCACCATGCGCAGCGCCCTCCACCACGCCGACGGCTGGCACGACCAGCACCTCCACGCCCACCTCGCCGGCGACCCCCGCCCCTGA
- a CDS encoding transcriptional regulator, with protein sequence MESSDLTDGRRAQLAARLPDALDELSGPVSGTVELPLHLAWSGLRAFNLEKPRLRMGLYRIVLAEGMREDLVRFLDAGTLVAQWPVLRTLVGPAVRDVWESAFGELAAAAQSAAA encoded by the coding sequence ATGGAGTCCTCCGACCTGACCGACGGCCGCAGGGCGCAACTCGCGGCGCGCCTGCCGGATGCCCTTGACGAGTTGTCCGGCCCCGTGAGCGGAACGGTCGAACTGCCGCTGCACCTCGCCTGGTCGGGACTTCGCGCGTTCAATCTGGAGAAGCCGCGGCTGCGCATGGGGCTGTATCGGATCGTCTTGGCCGAGGGAATGCGGGAGGACCTCGTCCGGTTCCTGGACGCAGGCACACTCGTCGCCCAGTGGCCGGTGCTCCGAACTCTGGTCGGGCCGGCAGTCAGGGACGTGTGGGAGTCCGCTTTCGGCGAGCTCGCAGCAGCCGCGCAATCGGCAGCCGCGTGA
- a CDS encoding ABC transporter permease — protein MNAALRISLRSLLAHRRRLAGTFLSILLGVSFLTGTMVLGDTLRANFDTLFADANAGTDAVVRSADVLAAPNVPGGVRAPVDAALADRLRTVPGVAAAEPSVQGAGQLVGANGEAVGGKGPPTFAGNWIADRKLNPYRLAEGRAPAAPGEAVINRGAAEAGGLHVGDTAVLRVPDPVRITVVGIATFGADADGMGPSTFTALTLGDAQKYLTPKGEGQASTVRLRADDGVSQRQLIDRVRPLLPDGVEALTGQAATAESTADVSGRFLSMFTTLLLVFAGIALLVATFTIHNTFAIVVAQRTRENALLRALGASRRQVVGSTLGEALGVGLLASAAGLLGGLGVAAGLKALFSALGFSLPTGGTVLHTASVLLPLAVGTVVAVGSALLPAVRAGRTAPLAALRETAVDTAASGRAGGVRWVLGALLVAGGVPVTVLGATDGPSLPLTVAGAVAVLAGFVVLGPVAASFAVRTAGAPLPRLRGVTGALARRNAARNPRRTAATATALMVGVAVVTLFTVFGASIKASMDRTVDQSFAGDLAVTAPAAGAGGSGVSPKLADAIAALPEVRQSVGLGRGVARIDGHGRQLDIADPTRLAGVVDLGRVDGSLAGLGTDGLAVSRTAAGANGWTVGSTVQVAFADGGAQFTVRALYEGGGIAGDYLMTRQAWAPHRVQDSDTMVAVALRPGTTPADGKAAVERVADAYGNPAVQTRDEYAAGAAAGVDMMLSIVYALLALAVLIALLGIANTLTLAVHERTRELGLLRAVGQTRGQLRAMVRWESVLVAAFGTVGGLALGAFLGWALTRASDTDGTGTFAVPPLQLALVLAAGLLAGALAGLRPAGRAARLDILRAIAAD, from the coding sequence ATGAACGCCGCCCTGCGGATCAGCCTGCGCTCGCTGCTCGCCCACCGCCGACGGCTCGCCGGGACGTTCCTGTCCATCCTGCTCGGCGTCAGCTTCCTGACCGGCACCATGGTCCTCGGCGACACCCTGCGGGCCAACTTCGACACCCTCTTCGCCGACGCCAACGCCGGCACCGACGCGGTCGTCCGCAGCGCCGACGTGCTGGCGGCGCCCAACGTCCCCGGCGGCGTCCGGGCACCCGTCGACGCGGCGCTCGCCGACCGGCTGCGCACCGTACCGGGCGTGGCCGCCGCCGAGCCCTCGGTGCAGGGCGCCGGCCAGCTCGTCGGCGCCAACGGCGAGGCGGTCGGCGGGAAGGGCCCGCCGACGTTCGCCGGCAACTGGATCGCCGACAGGAAGCTCAACCCCTACCGGCTCGCCGAGGGCCGCGCCCCCGCCGCGCCCGGCGAAGCCGTGATCAACCGCGGCGCGGCCGAGGCGGGCGGACTGCACGTCGGCGACACCGCCGTGCTGCGGGTGCCCGACCCGGTCCGGATCACCGTCGTCGGCATCGCCACCTTCGGCGCCGACGCCGACGGCATGGGCCCCAGCACGTTCACCGCGCTCACCCTGGGCGACGCGCAGAAGTACCTCACCCCCAAGGGCGAGGGGCAGGCCAGCACCGTTCGGCTACGGGCCGACGACGGTGTGTCGCAACGACAGCTCATCGACCGGGTACGCCCGTTGCTGCCGGACGGGGTCGAAGCACTGACCGGACAGGCCGCCACCGCCGAGTCCACGGCGGACGTCTCGGGCCGGTTCCTGTCGATGTTCACCACCCTGCTGCTGGTGTTCGCCGGCATCGCCCTGCTCGTGGCGACCTTCACCATCCACAACACCTTCGCCATCGTGGTCGCCCAGCGGACCCGCGAGAACGCCCTGCTGCGCGCGCTCGGCGCGAGCCGGCGCCAGGTCGTCGGCTCCACGCTCGGCGAGGCCCTCGGCGTCGGCCTGCTCGCCTCCGCCGCCGGACTGCTCGGCGGACTCGGCGTGGCCGCCGGACTCAAGGCACTCTTCTCGGCGCTCGGCTTCTCGCTGCCCACCGGCGGCACGGTGCTGCACACCGCCTCCGTCCTGCTGCCGCTCGCGGTCGGCACGGTGGTCGCGGTCGGCTCCGCGCTGCTGCCCGCTGTCCGGGCCGGGCGCACCGCGCCGCTCGCCGCGCTGCGGGAGACCGCGGTCGACACCGCGGCGAGCGGTCGGGCCGGCGGGGTGCGCTGGGTGCTCGGCGCGCTGCTGGTCGCCGGTGGAGTGCCGGTGACCGTGCTCGGCGCGACGGACGGCCCGTCCCTGCCGCTGACGGTCGCCGGCGCGGTGGCAGTCCTCGCCGGATTCGTCGTGCTCGGCCCGGTGGCGGCCTCCTTCGCCGTCCGGACGGCCGGTGCGCCCCTGCCTCGGCTGCGCGGCGTGACCGGCGCGCTGGCGCGGAGGAACGCCGCCCGCAACCCCCGGCGGACCGCCGCCACCGCGACCGCGCTGATGGTCGGCGTCGCCGTGGTCACGCTGTTCACCGTGTTCGGCGCCTCCATCAAGGCGAGCATGGATCGGACCGTCGACCAGTCCTTCGCCGGCGACCTGGCCGTCACCGCCCCGGCGGCGGGCGCCGGCGGCAGCGGGGTCTCGCCGAAGCTCGCGGACGCCATCGCCGCCCTGCCCGAGGTCCGGCAGAGCGTGGGCCTGGGCCGCGGCGTCGCCCGGATCGACGGGCACGGAAGGCAGTTGGACATCGCCGACCCGACCCGGCTCGCCGGAGTGGTCGACCTCGGCCGCGTCGACGGCTCCCTCGCCGGGCTCGGCACGGACGGCCTCGCGGTCTCCCGCACGGCGGCCGGGGCGAACGGCTGGACGGTCGGGTCGACCGTCCAGGTCGCCTTCGCGGACGGCGGCGCACAGTTCACCGTACGGGCGCTGTACGAAGGCGGCGGCATCGCCGGGGACTACCTGATGACCCGGCAGGCCTGGGCCCCGCACCGCGTCCAGGACAGCGACACCATGGTCGCCGTCGCCCTGCGGCCCGGCACCACCCCCGCCGACGGCAAGGCGGCCGTCGAACGCGTCGCCGACGCGTACGGCAACCCGGCCGTGCAGACCCGCGACGAGTACGCGGCCGGCGCCGCCGCAGGCGTCGACATGATGCTCTCCATCGTCTACGCGCTGCTCGCGCTCGCCGTCCTCATCGCCCTGCTCGGCATCGCCAACACCCTGACCCTCGCCGTCCACGAGCGGACCAGGGAACTCGGACTGCTCCGGGCCGTCGGCCAGACCCGGGGGCAGCTCCGGGCCATGGTGCGATGGGAATCGGTCCTGGTCGCCGCCTTCGGCACGGTCGGCGGCCTCGCCCTCGGCGCCTTCCTCGGCTGGGCCCTCACCCGGGCCTCCGACACCGACGGCACCGGCACCTTCGCCGTCCCGCCGCTGCAACTCGCGCTCGTCCTGGCCGCCGGACTCCTCGCCGGAGCCCTCGCGGGCCTGCGCCCGGCAGGACGCGCGGCACGCTTGGACATCCTCCGGGCGATCGCGGCGGACTGA